TTCAACTTCGGCAATCCGGGCACGGGATCGTCGATCGACCTCAGCGCCCAGAAGCTGTTTCAGGTCGCCGGCATCAAGCTGACCAATGTCGGCTACAAGGGCCAGCCGCAGGCGCTGATCGACCTGATGACCAACCTGATGCATTTCGAGATCGTCTCGCTCGAGCTCGCGCTGCCGCACATCAAGGCCGGCAGCGTCAAGCCGCTCGCGGTGTTCACCGACAAGCGCGTCCCCGATTTGCCCGATGTCCCGACCATCGCGGAGGCCGGCTTTGCCGAGGCCGCCTACGTGCCGTGGTACGGCATCTACGTGCCGGCCGCGACGCCGGCGCCGCTACTTGAGAAGATCAATGCGGCGATCAACGCGGCGTTGCAGAATCCCGACGTGCAGCGCCAGCTCTCGCTGGCCAACATTCCGGGCAAGCCGATGTCGCTCGATGAGCTCGCCGCCCTGATGAAGGCCGATCAGCAGAAGCTGACGACCGTGATCAAGTCTGCCGGAATGGCGTTGCAATAGCGCCTGCTCAGTCATGCGACGCCGGCCCGCTGTCGCGATACGCCCACAGGCACTCGCGCGGCAGCGCGACCGGCGCCTCGACGCCGACCTGATGGCGCGCGGCAGTGCCGAGCTCGATCGCCTCCAGGCGCTTGCCGAACAGCTCGATGCCGTAGGCGGTCTGGGTGCCCTGATATCTGCGGTCGAGTACCTTGGCCGAGAACGTATTAGCGCCATCGGGCCGGCCGATCGCGATGTTCTCGGGCCGCAGCGCAATCCGCACCTTGTCGTCGGGATGAAGCGTCTGGCACAAGGCCACCTCGCCTTGCCGGCCATCGCCGAAATCGACCGTGCCATAGCCGCCGTTGCATGCGACCAGCGTGCCGGCGAGCTCGTTGGTCGCGCCGGTGAAGTTGGCGACGAACAGATCGGCCGGCCGGTTGTAGATCACGTCGGGCGTGTCCATCTGCAGCAGCTTGCCGTCGCGCATCACGCCGATCCGGTCGCCGAGCACGACCGCCTCGGCCTGATCATGGGTGACATAGAGCGCGGTCATCCCGGTCTGCTTGAGAATGACGCGGAGATCGTCGCGCAGCCGCAGGCGCAGTTTGGCATCGAGGTTCGACAGCGGCTCGTCGAGCAGCAGGAGTTGCGGCCGGTACACCATGCTGCGCGCCAGCGCGACACGCTGCATCTGCCCGCCTGAGAGCGCCACCACCGGCCGGTCGGCATAGTCGGACAGCCCGACCAGCGCCAGTGCGTCCTCGACCATGCGCGTGGCGTCGGTGCGCCCGACCGTGCGGTGCTTGAGCGGATAGATCACGTTCTGCCGCACCGTCATATGCGGCCACACCGCATAGGACTGGAATACCATGCCGAGGTTGCGCGCGCGCGGCGGCACCAGGATGCCACGTGCAGGCGACGACACCACCCGGCCGGAAATGCTGATCTCGCCGTCGGTCGGATGCTCGAGCCCGGCGACGCAGCGCAGTGTCGTGGTCTTGCCGCAGCCCGACGGTCCCAGCAGCACGACGATCTCGCCGGCCGGCACGCCAAAGCTGACGCCGTCGATCGCCGGGCGGCCGATCGCGAACTGCTTCCTGAGATTGGTGACCTCGAGCGTCGCCGTCATCGCTTGCCTCGCCGCCTATTGCCGATAGCCGAACGTCTTGTCCCAGTCCGCGACCCACGCGGCGTGCAGCTTCACGTAGTCGTCGAACTTCGGGTACCAGAGCTTGACCACCTTCGGATCGAACCCTTCCGGAAATGCCGGCGGCTCCTTCAAGGAGGTGAGATTGCCGAGCTCCTTGATCATGAAGGTCTGCCCTTCCTTCGACAGGCACCAGTTCAGGAACAGCTTTGCCGCGTTGGGATGGGCAGCCGTCTTCGGGATGCCGCTCGCATAGGGATTGACCGGAGCTCCCTCAGGCGGAAAGAAGATCTCGATCGGCGCGCCGTCCTTCTTCTTCTGGTAGATCACGTTGTAGAGCAGCGGCGCGATCGCGATCTCGCCGCGCACCAGGGCATCGGCGGTCGGCGCGCCGGAGGGATAAAGCACGGGATGGGTCGCGGCCTGCTTGGCCCAGTAGTCCTCGCCGAGCACCTGACGCTCGAACATGATCCGGGTCCAGGTGGTGCCGCCGGACTGCGCGAACACCTGCCCGATCAGCTTGTCGTATTGTGGCTTGGTCAGGTCCATCCAGGATTTCGGCGGATCCTTCACCAGCTCGGTGTTGTAGCCGATCGACCATGCGATGGTGGCGCGCGGCCATAGCTTCGGCGAGATCAGCGCGTCCTTGCTGTAGTCGGCCGCGTTCGGCGGCGCGTAGTCCTGGAACAGATCTTCCAGCGGCTGCATCAGCGCGCGGTCGGAATGGTCGACGACGTCGGCGATCAGCTTGCCGGCCGCGGCTTCCGTCTTCACGCGGGTGATCAGCTGGCCGCCGGGGGCGCGGACCATCTCGACCTTGATCTCGGGAAAGCGCTTGTTGAAGGCCTTGATGACCTGCTGCTCGATCTCGGCAAAATTCGCGGTGTAGAACACGAGCTTGCCTTCGGCCTTCGCGGCGGCAATCAGTTCCGCCGAGCCGAACTCCTGGGCTAGCGCTGCCGGCGCCAGCGCGAGCGTTGCGGCGCTCGCCAAGGCCAGTGTTACGGCCAGCGTGGTGAAGGTTCGTCTATCCATCGCCAATCCTCCCCATATTTATTGTTATCCGGTTCGCGCCACATCGCTCTGCGCCGCGCCGCGCGACAGCCAGTTGGCACCGCCGATCAGCACGCCGAGCAGCACGGTCTGCACCAGGCTGAAGGCCGCGGTCTTGCCGATGTTGCCGCCCTCGTAATAGTCGAGCAGCAGCACCGACATCACCATGGTGTTGCTGGTGTAGAGGAACAGTGACGAGCCGAGCTCGCGGATCGCCAGCACGAACAGCAGCGTCATCGACGCCAGCACGCCCGGCCGCGCCAGCGGCAGCACGATCGTCGCGATGGTGCCGAGCGTGCCCCGGCCGCAGACCCAGGCCGCCTCCTCGAGCTCGCGATGGATCTGCAGGAACGAGGTCGACAGCGCCTTCACGGTGTCGGGCATGAAGCGCGCGATGAACGCGAGCGCGAGGATCCAGATCGTGCCGTAGAGCCCGCCCGGCACGCCGATCCAGGCCCAGAGATAGGCAACGCCGACCACGAGCCCGGGGATCGCGACCGGCAAGGTCGAGATCAGGTCGATGGCGCCGCGCCCGGCGACGCGGGTGCGATGGATGGTGTAGCCGATCGCAAAGGCGAGCGCGCCGCCGACCACCGCCGTGATGACCCCGACCTCGATCGCGTTGTAGATCGACTTCATGGTCAGCGGATTGTCGAAGATGCTCTCGAAATGCGTCAGCGAATACTGCCGCATGTCGAACAGGCTGGCCGCGTCGCGGATGAACATGAACTTGCGGAACGCGGCGACGATCAGCGCCAGCGACGGCAGCACCACGACGACCAGGAGATAGACCATCCCGAGCGCGAAGGTGAGCCAGCGCCACGGCCCGAGATCGAGGCTGCGTGGCCGGAACGCCTTGCCGGCGACGGTGGTGTAGCTGCGCCCGCTCAGCAGTTTCTGCTGCAGATAGACCAGCAGCCCCGTGACCACCATCAGGATGATCGCGACCGCGGCTGCGGTGTTGTAGAGCGGCGGCGACCAGTTGGTGAGCTTGAAGATGTAGGTCGTCAGCACGTTCAGATTGGTCGGCGCGCCAAGCACTGCCGGGATGCCGTAGATGCCGAGCATCACGATGAACGACAGCAGCATGCCCGAGACGATCGCCGGCATGATCAGCGGGAACGTCACCGTGAACAGGGTGGCGAACGCGCCGGCGCCGGAAATTTCAGCGGCCTCCTCCAGGCTCGGGTCCATGTTGCGCAACGCCGACGACGTGAACATGTAGACATAGGGCGCGTAGTAGATGCCGAACACGAACACCAGGCCCCACATCGAATAGAGATCGATGCGCAGGTCGGAGCCCATCCACTTGAACACCGTGTTGATCAACCCGGTCTTCGGCGAGCCGAGGATCGCCCAGGCGACGCCCGCCACCAGCGGCGGCGCGAACAGCGGCAGGATGCTGGCCGCGGCGATGAAGCCCTTGAACGGCGTGTTGGTGCGAACCACGATCCACGAGAACAGCAGCCCGATTGCAACCGCGATGAGGGTGCCGCCGCCGCAGGCGATCAGCGTGTTGAGCAGCGCCTCGGCGACGTTCGGATTGGCCAGCACGGCGAGGAAATTGGCGATCGACAGATGGCTCAGGCTGAGCCGGATGCCGTCGACCACCGGATTGGTGTCGGTGAGCGCGCCGAGCAGCAGCATCAAGACGGGATAGATGACGAGGAAGCTGAGGATCGCCAGCAATCCCGCGACCCAGAGGCCGGTGAATGCGCGGCGCTGGGTTCCCTCGCTGGCGCTTCGCATGGCTTCACCGCGCCGGTCGGCCTGTCCGTGCAATGCGCGCGTCCCCTCTTGCGGCCCGATCTGACGTCGCGCCTCCTTGTATGCCAAGCGTAGTCGATCGCGACGATGACGCAAGCTATCCGAAAGTCGCTCCGGCGCGCTTCTGTGACGCAGCGCGGGAACACGAATTCGATCGATCGCGCTCACGCGCCACAAACGCTGTGTCGTCCTGGCGAAGGCCAGGACCCATAGCCGCCGAATTGGATTGTGGAAGGGATCGCCGCCCCAGCGACGCGCAACAATTCTCATTTGGGGTAATGGGTCCTGGCTTTCGCCAGGACGACGATGAGGATGGTTCTCGCGCGATATGACGCACCGTCTTTGCGTACTTCATCCCGGTGTCATCGCCCTCTCGGCCGCAGCCTGCCGGCGTTCCCGGCAAGGCCGCTTCGCATACGCATCATGCAACAGCGCGGCTGGGGAACGTCGGGCCGGCGTAGTACATGGCGGTCCCGGAGACGATTTCAGGCATGCTCGAGAAGACCCCGACCACCGGCGCGGCTGCTGCGCCGATCACCGATGGACTGCCCGATGGCTTGCCTTGGGAACGCCGGCGCTGGGCGGTGGCCGCGATCTTCACGGCGCTGGCGATGGCCTCGCTCGATACCGCGATCGCAAACATCGCGCTGCCCGCGATCGCCAGCGATCTGCATGTCAGCCCTGCCGACGTGGTCTGGGTCGTCAACGTCTACCAGATCGCCCTGGTCGCGACGCTGCTGCCGCTCGGCGCACTCGGCGAAATCGTCGGCCACCAGCGGATCTATCTCGGTGGTCTCCTGCTGTTCACGGTGGCGTCACTCGGCTGCGCGCTGGCGTGGTCGCTGCCGAGTCTCCTGGTCGCGCGTACCTTGCAGGGGCTCGGCGCCAGCGGCCTGATGAGCGTCAACACCGCGCTGGTGCGCTTCGTCTATCCGAGCCGGATGCTCGGCCGCGGCTTCGGCCACAATGCGCTCGTGGTCGCGAGCGCCATGTCGCTCGGGCCGACCATCGCCTCCGGCATCCTCGCGCTCGGTCCATGGCCGTGGCTGTTCGCCGTCAACATTCCCTTTGGCGTCGTCGCCTTGCTGATCGGCATGAAAACGCTGCCGAAGACGCCGCGCGCCACCCACGCCTTCGACTTCGCCGGCGCCGCACTGGCCTGCGCCTGCCTCGGCCTGTTCATCATCGGCATCGGCAGCGCCGCGCACAAGGCCGCGCCCGCGCTGGTCATCGCCGAGCTGGTCGGCGCCATCCTGTTCGGCTGGATCCTGACCCGGCGGCACGCCGATCATCCGGCGCCGATGCTGCCGATCGACCTGTTTCGCCGGCCGATCTTCGCGCTGTCGGCCGCGACCGCTGTCTGCTCATTTGCTGTGCAGGGCCTCGCCTTCGTCTCGCTGCCGTTCTACTTCGAGGACATACTGCACCGCTCGCAGGTCGAGACCGGCTTCTTCATGACGCCCTGGCCGCTGGTGGTCGCCTTCATGGCTCCGATCGGCGGCCGGCTGTCGGATCGCTATCCGGCCGGCATCCTCGGCGGCATTGGCATGCTCCTGCTCGGACTTGGCATGGTGCTGCTCGCAACCCTGCCGGCCGAGCCCAGCATCGCCAACATCGTCTGGCGCACGATGATCTGCGGCATCGGCTTCGGCTTCTTCCAGACCCCCAACATGAAGGCGATCATGTCGAGCGCGCCGTCACATCGCAGCGGCAGCGCCAGCGGCATCGTTGCGACCGCACGGCTGATCGGGCAGACCACCGGCGCTGCACTCGCTGCGCTCTGCTTTGCATTGGCCGACCGCGAGGGCGCCACCGTCGCGCTGGCGCTCGGGGCCGGATTTGCCGCGCTCGGTGCGGTCATGAGCTTCCTGCGTCTGGCCGTCGCCTCGCCGCAAAAGACATGACAGGCATGTCGCGCGTGAGGGCGTGACCAAACACCGCGCTATCAACTTTCTTCCGCACTGCAAACGCGTTTTCTTGATTTGAACCGTTCCAGTTTCGAGGCCAACATCGCCCCGAAGTCCAATCGGAGGATTGGACCATTCAGGGGAAAGCGATGGCAAACCTCAAGATCAACGGCAAGACAATCAATGTAGACGTCGAAGACGACACGCCACTGCTGTGGGCGATTCGCGAGAATGTCGGACTGACGGGGACCAAATACGGCTGCGGCATTGCACAATGCGGCGCCTGCACCGTGCATGTCGACGGCGTCGCGATGCGCTCCTGCGGCGTCACGGTCGGCGAGACAGCCGGCAAGGAGATCACCACCATCGAGGGTCTCGCGGCGGGCGGCGTGATGCACAAGGTGCAGCTCGCCTGGATCGCGAGCGACGTGCCGCAATGCGGCTATTGCCAGAGCGGCATGATCATGGCGGTCGCGGCGCTGCTTAAGGACAACCCGAAGCCATCAGACGACGACATCAACGACGCCATCACCAATATCTGCCGCTGCGGCACCTTCCAACAGGTGCGCGAGGCGATCCATGCTGCCGCGAACGCGTGAGGAGGCAGCCATGAATCTGCACGTCAACCAGCACCTCATGCCAAAGCTCTCTTCACGCCTCAATCGCCGCGCTTTCGTGATCGGTACGGCAACCGCCGGCGCCGGTCTCGCGCTCGGCCTCGATCTGCCGTTCGGCGGCCCCGCCGTGGTGCGCGCAGCTGACGGCGCACCTGAGGTGAACGCTTGGGTCGTGATCCGGCCCGACGACACCGTGGTGATCCGCATCGCCCGCTCCGAGATGGGCCAGGGCACGCTGACCGGCCTCGCCCAGCTCGTCGCCGAAGAACTGGAGTGCGACTGGTCGAAAGTCACCACCGAATATCCGACGCCGGGCCAGAGCGTCGCCCGCAAGCGCGCCTGGGGCGATTTCTCCACCGGCGGCAGCCGCGGCATCCGCACCTCGCAGGACTATGTCCGCAAGGGCGGCGCCACCGCGCGCGTGATGCTGATCCAGGCCGCGGCGAACGAGTGGAAGGTGCCAGCCGCCGAGTGCAAAGTCTCCAACGGCGTCATCACCCATACGGCATCGGGCAAGACCACGACCTACGGCAAGGTGGCGGAAGCAGCGGCCAAGCTCGAGCCGCCGGCCGACGTCAAGCTGAAGGACCCGAAGGACTGGACCATCGCCGGCAAGGGCCTGAAGCGGCTCGACACCGTCGACAAGACCACCGGCAAGATGACCTACGGCATCGACGTCAAGCTGCCGGGCATGCTGAACGCCGCGATCAAGGATTGCCCGGTATTCGGCGGCAAGTTGAAGAGCTTCGACGAAGCCAAGATATCAGGCATGAAGGGCGTCAAGAAGGTGGTGCCGGTCGGCGACAGCGCCGTTGCCGTCGTCGCCGACACCTGGTGGCACGCCAAGACTGCGCTCGACGCGCTGCCGATCGTCTGGGACGAAGGCGACAATGCCAAGGTCTCCAGCGAGACGATCGCGAAGTGGCTCGCCGAAGGCCTCGACAATGCGCAGCCGGCCTATGTCGGCAACCAGAACGGCGACGCCAAGGCGGCGATCGCCAGCGCGGCCAAGAAGGTGGAGGCGGTCTACAGCTACCCCTACCAGAACCACGCCACGATGGAGCCGATGAACGCCACCGTACTCTACACGCCTGACAAATGCGAGGTGTGGTGCGGCACGCAGAACGGCGAGGCAGCGTTCGCGGCGGCGCTCGAGGCCTCCGGCCTGCCGGCGGAGAAGGTCGACGTGCACAAGCTGATGCTGGGTGGCGGCTTCGGCCGGCGCGGCATGACCGACTATGTCCGCCAGGCGGTGGCGATCGCCAAGCAGATGCCGGGCACGCCGATCAAGCTGTTGTGGTCGCGCGAAGAAGACATGCAACACGGCAAGTATCACCCGGTCACGCAGTGCAAGCTGACCGGCGCGTTCGATGCCGACAGCAACCTGGTCGCGCTGCATTACCGGCTGTCGGGTCAATCCATCCTGTTCTCGGTGCGGCCGGAAGCGCTGCAGAACGGCATGGACCCCGCCGCGTTCCAGGGCGTCGCGCAATCCGGTGAGGCCGCGATCGGCTATGCGGTGCCGAACTTGCTGGTCGAGCACTCGATGCGCAATCCGCACGTCCCGCCGGGCTTCTGGCGCGGCGTTAACGTCAATCACAACGCGATCTACATGGAATGCTTCATGGACGAGCTGGCCCAGGCCGTCGGCCAGGACCCGCTCGAATTCCGCCGCAAGCTGATGGGCAAGCACCCCAAGCATCTCGTCGTGCTCAACGCCGTGGCCGAGAAGATCGGCTGGGGCACGCCGGCGCCGCAGGGCGTCTATCGCGGCATTGCGCAGGTGATGGGCTATGGCAGCTATGTCGCCGGCGCCGCCGAGATCTCGGTGACCGACGGCAGCAAGATCAAGGTGCATCGCATCGTCGCCTCCACCGATCCCGGCTATGTCGTCAATCCGGCGCAGGTGGAGCGGCAGATCGCGGGCTCCTTCGTCTACGGCCTCAGCGCGCTGTTTTATGGCGGCTGCACCGTGAAGGACGGCCGCATCGAGCAGACCAATTTCGACACCTACAACTCGATGCGCATCAACGAAATGCCGAAGGTGGAATCCGTGATGGTGCCGAGCGGCGGGTTCTGGGGCGGCGTCGGCGAGCCGACCATCGGCGTTGCGGCGCCGGCGGTGCTCAACGCCTATTTCGCGGCGACGGGAAAGCGCATCCGCTCCTTCCCGCTGCGCACCCAGAACATCTCCTTCGCCTGATCAAACCCGAAGCGGCGGCCCGACCGGCCGCCGCTTCCTTTTCTCGGATTCTCGTGCATGGCCGTCACGCGTCTGCCGACGCGCAGGGATGTGGTCCGTGGCTCCGCTGCCGTCGCAGCGGCGGCATTGGCGCGTCCGGCCCTGGCGCAAGCCGCCCCGCGCATCGCGGTGATCGGCGGCGGCTTCGGCGGCGCGGCTTGTGCGCGGGCGCTGCGGCGGCTCGATGCCAAACTCCAGGTTACGCTGATCGAGCCGAACAGGACCTTCACCGCCTGCCCGTTCAGCAACGAGGTGATCGCTGGCCTGCGTGAACTTTCCGCGCAGCAATTCAGCTACGACAAGGTTGCGGCCGACGGCGTCACGGTCGCCGCACAGGCGGCCATCAAGGTCGATGCGCAGGCGCGCAGCATCACGCTTTCCGATGGCACGACGCTGTCCTATGACCGGCTTGTGCTGGCCCCCGGCATCGACATGCATTTCGACGCCCTGCCCGGCTATGACGAGGCAGCCGCCGAGAAGATGCCGCACGCCTGGAAGGCCGGCGCGCAGACCATGCTCCTGCGCAAACAACTCGAAGCCATGGACGACGGCGGTCTCGTCGTGATCGCGGTGCCGGCCGCGCCGCTGCGCTGTCCGCCGGCGCCTTACGAGCGCGCCAGCCTGATCGCGCATTACCTCAAGGCCATGAAGCCGAAGTCGAAGATCCTGGTGCTCGACGCCAAGGACAATTACTCGCAGCAAAAGCTGTTCGAGAAGGCCTGGGCGGAGCTCTATCCCGGCATGATCGAGCGGATCGCACTGTCGCAGGGCGGCCGCGTGACGTCGGTCGATCCGGCGATCAACGAAATCGTCACCGACTTCGGCAACTACACCGCCGCGGTGGCGAATGTGATCCCGCCGCAACGGGCCGGCCGGATCGCGGAGATCGCGGGTGCCGCCGACCACACCGGCTGGTGCCCGATCGATCCGGTCAGCTTTGCCTCGAAGCTCGTGCCCAACATCCACGTCATCGGCGATGCCGCGATCGCCGGCGGCATTCCGAAATCCGCCTCGGCGGCGGCCGCGCAAGGCCGGGCTTGCGCAGCCGCGATCGTCAACGCGCTTGCAGGCAAGCCACCGGAGACGCCGCGGCTCGATGGCGCCTGCTACAACACCGTCGCTCCCGGCTACGCCTTCTCGCTCAAGGGCATCTATCAGCCCAAGGAGGATCAGTATGCCGAGGCGGAGGTGACCACGAGCCCGGTCGACGCGCCGCGCGAGCTGCGTCAGCGCGAGGCCGATCAGGCGCTCGACTGGTTCAAGACCATTACGGGAGATGCCTTTGGCTAGGCTCGCCCCGATAACGTTGCTGGCCGCGGCATTGTTCGCAGCCTGCGCGCCGGCCAGCGCCGAAGAGTTGCGCCCCTATACCGTGGTCGGCGATGCGATTCCCGCTTCGCTAACCGGAACCAAAGGCGACGCGACCCGCGGCCGCGCTTCGATCGTCGAGCGTTCCTCCACTTGCATCCTCTGCCACAGCGGCCCATTTCCCGAGCAGGCGTTCCAGGGCGACCTCGCGCCGAACCTGGCTGGAAGCGGCGGCCGCTGGTCGGAGGGACAGTTGCGGCTCCGGCTGGTCGATGCGGCGCATCTCAATGCGGCGACGATCATGCCGTCCTATTATCGCGTCGACGGGCTCACGCGCGTCGGCGCCTCGTGGCGCGGCAAGCCGATCCTGTCGGCGGAGCAGATCGAGGATATCGTGGCCTATCTTGTGACACTGCGGAACTAGGACCAAGCGATGGCGAATTCAATCCACACCTCACG
This Bradyrhizobium sp. CCBAU 53421 DNA region includes the following protein-coding sequences:
- a CDS encoding ABC transporter ATP-binding protein, which translates into the protein MTATLEVTNLRKQFAIGRPAIDGVSFGVPAGEIVVLLGPSGCGKTTTLRCVAGLEHPTDGEISISGRVVSSPARGILVPPRARNLGMVFQSYAVWPHMTVRQNVIYPLKHRTVGRTDATRMVEDALALVGLSDYADRPVVALSGGQMQRVALARSMVYRPQLLLLDEPLSNLDAKLRLRLRDDLRVILKQTGMTALYVTHDQAEAVVLGDRIGVMRDGKLLQMDTPDVIYNRPADLFVANFTGATNELAGTLVACNGGYGTVDFGDGRQGEVALCQTLHPDDKVRIALRPENIAIGRPDGANTFSAKVLDRRYQGTQTAYGIELFGKRLEAIELGTAARHQVGVEAPVALPRECLWAYRDSGPASHD
- a CDS encoding ABC transporter substrate-binding protein; this translates as MDRRTFTTLAVTLALASAATLALAPAALAQEFGSAELIAAAKAEGKLVFYTANFAEIEQQVIKAFNKRFPEIKVEMVRAPGGQLITRVKTEAAAGKLIADVVDHSDRALMQPLEDLFQDYAPPNAADYSKDALISPKLWPRATIAWSIGYNTELVKDPPKSWMDLTKPQYDKLIGQVFAQSGGTTWTRIMFERQVLGEDYWAKQAATHPVLYPSGAPTADALVRGEIAIAPLLYNVIYQKKKDGAPIEIFFPPEGAPVNPYASGIPKTAAHPNAAKLFLNWCLSKEGQTFMIKELGNLTSLKEPPAFPEGFDPKVVKLWYPKFDDYVKLHAAWVADWDKTFGYRQ
- a CDS encoding (2Fe-2S)-binding protein, producing the protein MANLKINGKTINVDVEDDTPLLWAIRENVGLTGTKYGCGIAQCGACTVHVDGVAMRSCGVTVGETAGKEITTIEGLAAGGVMHKVQLAWIASDVPQCGYCQSGMIMAVAALLKDNPKPSDDDINDAITNICRCGTFQQVREAIHAAANA
- a CDS encoding MFS transporter, whose amino-acid sequence is MLEKTPTTGAAAAPITDGLPDGLPWERRRWAVAAIFTALAMASLDTAIANIALPAIASDLHVSPADVVWVVNVYQIALVATLLPLGALGEIVGHQRIYLGGLLLFTVASLGCALAWSLPSLLVARTLQGLGASGLMSVNTALVRFVYPSRMLGRGFGHNALVVASAMSLGPTIASGILALGPWPWLFAVNIPFGVVALLIGMKTLPKTPRATHAFDFAGAALACACLGLFIIGIGSAAHKAAPALVIAELVGAILFGWILTRRHADHPAPMLPIDLFRRPIFALSAATAVCSFAVQGLAFVSLPFYFEDILHRSQVETGFFMTPWPLVVAFMAPIGGRLSDRYPAGILGGIGMLLLGLGMVLLATLPAEPSIANIVWRTMICGIGFGFFQTPNMKAIMSSAPSHRSGSASGIVATARLIGQTTGAALAALCFALADREGATVALALGAGFAALGAVMSFLRLAVASPQKT
- a CDS encoding tripartite tricarboxylate transporter substrate binding protein, coding for MRGITTAIALLAAMITAASGSIGARAQDNYPSRPIHIIVPYPAGGIVDIVARAVTEQVGRDWKQTVVVEARPGGNSNIGTSAVARSEPDGYTWLVTGPALLVNPDLYKDAGWNAAKDFRCVGLAVWNQSVALVHPSMPVKTIGEFVELARKRPGEFNFGNPGTGSSIDLSAQKLFQVAGIKLTNVGYKGQPQALIDLMTNLMHFEIVSLELALPHIKAGSVKPLAVFTDKRVPDLPDVPTIAEAGFAEAAYVPWYGIYVPAATPAPLLEKINAAINAALQNPDVQRQLSLANIPGKPMSLDELAALMKADQQKLTTVIKSAGMALQ
- a CDS encoding NAD(P)/FAD-dependent oxidoreductase, with protein sequence MAVTRLPTRRDVVRGSAAVAAAALARPALAQAAPRIAVIGGGFGGAACARALRRLDAKLQVTLIEPNRTFTACPFSNEVIAGLRELSAQQFSYDKVAADGVTVAAQAAIKVDAQARSITLSDGTTLSYDRLVLAPGIDMHFDALPGYDEAAAEKMPHAWKAGAQTMLLRKQLEAMDDGGLVVIAVPAAPLRCPPAPYERASLIAHYLKAMKPKSKILVLDAKDNYSQQKLFEKAWAELYPGMIERIALSQGGRVTSVDPAINEIVTDFGNYTAAVANVIPPQRAGRIAEIAGAADHTGWCPIDPVSFASKLVPNIHVIGDAAIAGGIPKSASAAAAQGRACAAAIVNALAGKPPETPRLDGACYNTVAPGYAFSLKGIYQPKEDQYAEAEVTTSPVDAPRELRQREADQALDWFKTITGDAFG
- a CDS encoding xanthine dehydrogenase family protein molybdopterin-binding subunit, which gives rise to MNLHVNQHLMPKLSSRLNRRAFVIGTATAGAGLALGLDLPFGGPAVVRAADGAPEVNAWVVIRPDDTVVIRIARSEMGQGTLTGLAQLVAEELECDWSKVTTEYPTPGQSVARKRAWGDFSTGGSRGIRTSQDYVRKGGATARVMLIQAAANEWKVPAAECKVSNGVITHTASGKTTTYGKVAEAAAKLEPPADVKLKDPKDWTIAGKGLKRLDTVDKTTGKMTYGIDVKLPGMLNAAIKDCPVFGGKLKSFDEAKISGMKGVKKVVPVGDSAVAVVADTWWHAKTALDALPIVWDEGDNAKVSSETIAKWLAEGLDNAQPAYVGNQNGDAKAAIASAAKKVEAVYSYPYQNHATMEPMNATVLYTPDKCEVWCGTQNGEAAFAAALEASGLPAEKVDVHKLMLGGGFGRRGMTDYVRQAVAIAKQMPGTPIKLLWSREEDMQHGKYHPVTQCKLTGAFDADSNLVALHYRLSGQSILFSVRPEALQNGMDPAAFQGVAQSGEAAIGYAVPNLLVEHSMRNPHVPPGFWRGVNVNHNAIYMECFMDELAQAVGQDPLEFRRKLMGKHPKHLVVLNAVAEKIGWGTPAPQGVYRGIAQVMGYGSYVAGAAEISVTDGSKIKVHRIVASTDPGYVVNPAQVERQIAGSFVYGLSALFYGGCTVKDGRIEQTNFDTYNSMRINEMPKVESVMVPSGGFWGGVGEPTIGVAAPAVLNAYFAATGKRIRSFPLRTQNISFA
- a CDS encoding iron ABC transporter permease; this encodes MRSASEGTQRRAFTGLWVAGLLAILSFLVIYPVLMLLLGALTDTNPVVDGIRLSLSHLSIANFLAVLANPNVAEALLNTLIACGGGTLIAVAIGLLFSWIVVRTNTPFKGFIAAASILPLFAPPLVAGVAWAILGSPKTGLINTVFKWMGSDLRIDLYSMWGLVFVFGIYYAPYVYMFTSSALRNMDPSLEEAAEISGAGAFATLFTVTFPLIMPAIVSGMLLSFIVMLGIYGIPAVLGAPTNLNVLTTYIFKLTNWSPPLYNTAAAVAIILMVVTGLLVYLQQKLLSGRSYTTVAGKAFRPRSLDLGPWRWLTFALGMVYLLVVVVLPSLALIVAAFRKFMFIRDAASLFDMRQYSLTHFESIFDNPLTMKSIYNAIEVGVITAVVGGALAFAIGYTIHRTRVAGRGAIDLISTLPVAIPGLVVGVAYLWAWIGVPGGLYGTIWILALAFIARFMPDTVKALSTSFLQIHRELEEAAWVCGRGTLGTIATIVLPLARPGVLASMTLLFVLAIRELGSSLFLYTSNTMVMSVLLLDYYEGGNIGKTAAFSLVQTVLLGVLIGGANWLSRGAAQSDVARTG
- the soxX gene encoding sulfur oxidation c-type cytochrome SoxX, which translates into the protein MPLARLAPITLLAAALFAACAPASAEELRPYTVVGDAIPASLTGTKGDATRGRASIVERSSTCILCHSGPFPEQAFQGDLAPNLAGSGGRWSEGQLRLRLVDAAHLNAATIMPSYYRVDGLTRVGASWRGKPILSAEQIEDIVAYLVTLRN